From one Brevinematales bacterium genomic stretch:
- a CDS encoding D-sedoheptulose 7-phosphate isomerase — MDSIDRYIEKTRETIEDSIRVKELIIADAGLMKKIAGVSEAMVACYRNGGRVFFAGNGGSAADAQHLAAELVSKFFIEREGLPAEALNCNTSILTAVGNDYSFDRVFARQIEANGKKGDMFVGLSTSGNSRNIVETLESCKKRGIVTVGMTGEGGGKMAALCDFLIAVPSKITPRIQEAHITIGHIVCEIVEYELFGGKK, encoded by the coding sequence ATGGACAGTATAGACCGCTATATAGAAAAGACGCGCGAGACGATTGAGGACAGTATCCGCGTGAAGGAACTGATTATCGCCGACGCGGGGCTGATGAAGAAGATTGCCGGGGTCTCGGAGGCGATGGTCGCGTGTTACCGGAACGGGGGGCGCGTGTTCTTCGCGGGTAACGGCGGAAGCGCGGCGGACGCCCAGCACCTTGCGGCCGAACTGGTCAGTAAATTTTTCATCGAGCGCGAGGGGCTTCCCGCCGAGGCGCTCAACTGCAATACGTCGATACTCACCGCCGTCGGCAACGATTACTCGTTCGACAGGGTGTTCGCGCGGCAGATCGAGGCGAACGGTAAAAAGGGCGACATGTTCGTCGGGCTGTCCACGAGCGGGAATTCGCGGAATATCGTGGAGACCCTCGAAAGCTGTAAAAAGCGGGGCATCGTCACAGTCGGGATGACGGGCGAGGGCGGCGGTAAGATGGCCGCGCTGTGCGATTTCCTGATCGCGGTACCGTCGAAAATAACCCCGCGTATCCAGGAAGCCCATATCACTATCGGGCATATCGTTTGCGAGATCGTTGAGTACGAACTCTTCGGCGGCAAAAAATGA
- a CDS encoding glycosyltransferase: MKTAIVHEWLTTFAGSEKVVEEIYEVFPSPIYTLFMDKKMVSQSRLSGAEIHTSSLQRFPMITKIYRKLLALFPRKIEEFDLRGYDVVISSSHSVAKGALTDSNQLHISYIHTPVRYAWDLYFRYLEEAGLNRGIKRRYAERVLHEIRKWDVISANRVDYFVANSKNIARRVNKIYRREAEVIYPPVNVQEFALKETKDNYYLAASRLVAYKKIDLIAEAFSRMPDKRLVIVGDGPDMKKIRKIAAGHPNIELLGYRPFPELRDHMQNAKGFVFAADEDFGIMPVEAQACGTPVIAYGAGGALETVVQGATGLFFDTQTPESIIDTVGKFEKAGDKWDAKKIRKHAEKFSTAVFQKNMREFVEKKYAEFSAKRGG, translated from the coding sequence ATGAAGACCGCGATCGTACACGAGTGGCTTACCACCTTCGCGGGCAGCGAGAAGGTTGTCGAGGAAATCTACGAGGTGTTTCCCTCGCCCATATACACGCTGTTCATGGATAAGAAAATGGTGTCGCAGTCGCGGCTGAGCGGGGCGGAAATCCATACCTCCTCCTTACAGCGGTTTCCGATGATAACCAAAATTTACAGGAAACTGCTCGCCCTTTTCCCCCGCAAGATCGAGGAATTCGACCTGCGGGGATACGACGTGGTGATCTCGTCGTCCCATTCGGTCGCCAAGGGCGCGCTGACCGACAGCAATCAGCTCCATATCAGCTATATCCATACCCCGGTGCGGTACGCGTGGGATTTGTACTTCCGCTATCTCGAGGAAGCGGGGCTCAATCGCGGGATCAAGCGCCGGTACGCGGAACGGGTACTGCACGAGATACGGAAGTGGGACGTTATCTCCGCGAACCGGGTGGATTATTTTGTCGCGAACAGCAAGAATATTGCGCGTCGGGTGAATAAAATATACCGTCGCGAAGCCGAGGTGATTTATCCCCCGGTGAACGTGCAGGAGTTTGCGCTCAAGGAAACGAAGGATAATTACTACCTTGCCGCGTCGAGGCTCGTTGCATATAAGAAGATCGACCTGATCGCCGAGGCGTTTTCACGGATGCCGGATAAGCGCCTGGTAATTGTCGGGGACGGCCCGGATATGAAAAAGATCAGGAAAATCGCGGCGGGGCATCCGAATATCGAGCTTCTGGGGTATCGCCCGTTCCCGGAACTGAGAGACCATATGCAGAACGCGAAGGGATTTGTGTTCGCGGCGGACGAGGATTTCGGCATCATGCCGGTCGAGGCGCAGGCGTGCGGAACCCCGGTGATCGCATACGGCGCTGGCGGCGCGCTCGAGACTGTCGTGCAGGGCGCGACGGGGCTGTTTTTCGATACGCAGACTCCCGAAAGTATTATCGATACGGTCGGGAAGTTCGAGAAGGCCGGGGATAAGTGGGACGCGAAAAAAATCAGGAAGCACGCGGAAAAATTCTCCACCGCGGTGTTCCAGAAAAATATGCGGGAATTTGTAGAAAAGAAATACGCGGAGTTTTCGGCGAAACGCGGGGGTTAG
- a CDS encoding PhoH family protein, which translates to MLLTELWFYSIVLSPSERSRMSSKIPVPQSVNPVLAFGVHDSHLRLVERMLKVKVFPVENSIVIEGDDNSSAKAAYVLNGIFQLAQGNIPITHEDVAILIEKSDTPIHFAGEEAINEGLMISGRRRGKEFRVKPRNINQIEYVKKILDNDLVFSIGPAGTGKTYLAVAVGLHLLTKGAVHRLILTRPVIEAGETLGFLPGTLEEKIDPYVRPLYDAIHDMLPGEEARYMMEDGLIELAPLAYMRGRTLANAFIILDEAQNTTSLQMKMFLTRLGENSKMVITGDVSQIDLPAGKASGLMQAETLFKKVEGISFHYFTRNDVVRHGLVKKILEIYENNEKKI; encoded by the coding sequence ATGCTATTGACAGAACTATGGTTTTACAGTATAGTATTATCCCCTAGCGAAAGGAGTCGTATGAGTTCGAAAATTCCCGTTCCGCAAAGCGTTAACCCTGTGCTGGCATTCGGCGTCCATGATTCCCACCTGCGGTTGGTGGAGAGGATGCTCAAGGTGAAGGTCTTTCCTGTGGAAAACAGCATCGTGATCGAGGGTGACGACAATTCGTCCGCCAAGGCTGCGTACGTCCTGAACGGGATATTCCAGCTTGCGCAGGGCAATATCCCGATCACCCATGAAGACGTCGCTATCCTGATAGAAAAAAGCGACACCCCCATTCATTTCGCCGGTGAAGAAGCTATCAACGAGGGGCTGATGATTTCCGGCCGGAGACGCGGGAAGGAGTTCAGGGTCAAGCCGCGCAATATCAATCAAATCGAATATGTAAAAAAAATTCTGGATAACGACCTTGTTTTTTCCATCGGCCCCGCGGGCACGGGAAAGACCTATCTCGCGGTGGCGGTCGGGCTTCATCTGCTGACTAAGGGCGCGGTGCACCGTCTGATCCTTACCCGTCCGGTTATCGAGGCGGGCGAGACTCTCGGCTTTCTGCCGGGCACGCTCGAGGAGAAAATCGACCCCTATGTCCGTCCGCTCTACGATGCTATCCATGACATGCTCCCCGGCGAGGAAGCCCGTTATATGATGGAGGACGGCCTGATCGAGCTCGCGCCGCTCGCGTATATGCGCGGACGCACCCTTGCCAACGCGTTTATTATTCTCGACGAGGCGCAGAATACCACGTCCCTCCAGATGAAGATGTTCCTGACCCGCCTCGGGGAGAATTCCAAGATGGTGATTACCGGGGACGTCAGCCAGATCGACCTCCCGGCAGGGAAGGCTTCCGGCCTGATGCAGGCGGAAACCCTTTTTAAAAAAGTCGAGGGGATATCGTTCCATTATTTTACCCGAAACGACGTAGTCCGGCACGGATTAGTCAAGAAGATACTGGAAATTTACGAAAATAATGAGAAGAAAATATGA
- a CDS encoding HDIG domain-containing protein, whose amino-acid sequence MKEMLYKIGSELLTEIRKLGKRNLFLFAGAYLIIAVLITLSYIIPVDTDYQIGDTARETVISEYTFSYYDKAELKNILNYIEVSKPYYYKPVPAQKTIFMNALKKLLELMGTEKNDDFLNRMKDEGYVFSQNIWQYIQNNRFLLTKYQDRFEYVYNTLTRNYWIVDRLPETGMKNFIIIETIEGITNVPLDKVYIAPMDKDAVLLTVNSIYPKMNFLFRETMSEIMVNLVTSTALIDTEKRNVIIEKELEKNKLKKVIREGELIVSKGEILIPETLSKILGYQDFRENIAGKRIFLYLVCSFLLSVMIVYLFLRLESASFAKNRNIWITLIFFVLMNSFYYVAYISRNYFAIPIFLLIPAVLGAINLPVLLRDTRLSIYLLLMFDLFYLFYPSFQIISLLNLVVITLSLTLTARLLRNRTDFFFQGLIFGFIEILFALFSYYDRSSNIVGYDLGLSIVFAFGNSFVSAIVSLGVVIPLFEKVFNIPTRFRLLELSNPSTSPLLKKLKIEAPGTYNHSMLIGDLMEACADQLGIDTLMAKVGGFYHDIGKMNNPQYFIENQEQKNPHDEIKPMISVSVIKSHVREGVEIAHKYNLPEEIIDFIREHHGTTTISYFYHQAAGMYGDQNVNREDFTYPGPVPHNKFTAILQIIDTVEATVRAYIQNSDRFSASNIQDIIEDSVTKRMNEGQYSNCEITLRDMDIVKQTLFKDLQSYYHRRIEYLKKKEKNGD is encoded by the coding sequence ATGAAAGAAATGTTATATAAAATCGGCTCGGAGCTTTTAACCGAAATCCGCAAACTGGGTAAACGGAACCTTTTCCTGTTCGCGGGCGCGTATCTGATTATCGCGGTCCTGATTACCCTGAGCTATATTATCCCGGTCGATACGGATTACCAGATCGGCGATACCGCGCGCGAGACGGTGATTTCCGAATATACCTTCTCTTATTACGATAAGGCCGAGCTGAAAAATATCCTGAATTATATCGAGGTTTCCAAACCCTACTATTATAAACCGGTTCCCGCGCAAAAAACTATTTTTATGAACGCGTTGAAAAAACTCCTCGAGCTGATGGGCACGGAAAAGAACGACGATTTCCTCAATAGAATGAAGGATGAGGGATATGTCTTTTCCCAGAATATCTGGCAGTACATCCAGAATAACCGTTTCCTGCTCACCAAGTACCAGGACCGTTTCGAGTATGTCTATAATACCCTGACGCGGAATTACTGGATCGTTGACCGTCTCCCCGAAACCGGCATGAAGAACTTCATCATTATCGAGACTATCGAGGGGATTACTAATGTCCCGCTGGACAAGGTCTATATCGCCCCGATGGATAAGGACGCCGTTCTCCTGACGGTAAATTCCATCTATCCCAAGATGAACTTCCTCTTCCGGGAAACGATGTCGGAAATCATGGTGAATCTGGTGACGTCCACCGCCCTCATCGATACGGAAAAACGGAATGTGATTATCGAAAAAGAGCTTGAGAAAAATAAGCTGAAGAAGGTGATTCGCGAGGGCGAGCTGATTGTCAGTAAGGGGGAAATCCTGATACCGGAGACCCTTTCGAAGATACTGGGATATCAGGATTTTCGGGAGAATATCGCCGGGAAGCGGATATTCCTCTATCTCGTCTGCTCGTTTCTGCTCTCGGTGATGATCGTATATCTGTTCCTCCGGCTGGAAAGCGCTTCGTTCGCGAAGAACCGCAACATCTGGATCACGCTGATCTTTTTCGTTCTGATGAATTCCTTCTATTATGTCGCATATATATCGCGAAACTATTTCGCTATCCCGATATTTCTCCTGATTCCCGCGGTGCTCGGCGCGATCAACCTGCCGGTGCTCCTTCGGGACACCCGCCTCTCGATCTACCTCCTGCTGATGTTCGACCTGTTTTACCTGTTCTATCCGTCGTTCCAGATCATCTCGCTCCTCAATCTGGTAGTGATTACCCTCTCGCTGACCCTGACCGCGCGGCTTCTTCGGAACCGTACGGATTTCTTCTTCCAGGGGCTGATCTTCGGCTTTATCGAGATACTTTTCGCGCTCTTCTCGTACTACGACCGGAGCAGTAACATAGTCGGGTACGACCTCGGGCTGAGCATCGTCTTCGCGTTCGGCAACAGCTTCGTGAGCGCGATAGTCAGCCTCGGGGTGGTCATCCCGTTATTCGAGAAGGTGTTCAATATCCCGACGCGGTTCCGCCTGCTCGAGCTGTCTAATCCGTCGACAAGCCCCTTGCTGAAGAAGCTGAAGATCGAGGCGCCGGGGACGTATAATCATTCGATGCTGATAGGCGACCTGATGGAAGCCTGCGCCGACCAGCTCGGGATCGATACGCTGATGGCGAAGGTCGGGGGGTTTTATCACGATATCGGGAAAATGAACAATCCGCAGTACTTTATCGAGAACCAGGAACAGAAGAACCCGCATGACGAGATCAAACCGATGATATCGGTCAGCGTCATCAAGTCCCATGTACGCGAGGGTGTGGAGATCGCGCATAAGTACAACCTGCCCGAGGAGATCATCGACTTTATCCGCGAGCATCACGGGACGACTACCATATCCTACTTCTACCATCAGGCGGCGGGGATGTACGGCGACCAGAACGTGAACCGCGAGGATTTTACCTATCCCGGCCCGGTTCCGCATAATAAATTTACCGCGATCTTACAGATTATCGATACGGTCGAGGCTACTGTCCGGGCGTATATCCAGAACAGCGACCGCTTCTCCGCGAGCAATATACAGGATATTATAGAAGATTCCGTGACGAAACGGATGAACGAGGGGCAATACTCCAACTGCGAAATTACCCTGCGGGATATGGATATTGTCAAACAGACCCTTTTCAAGGATCTCCAGTCCTACTATCACCGCCGTATCGAGTACCTGAAGAAGAAAGAGAAGAACGGCGACTGA
- a CDS encoding M48 family metallopeptidase: MTWFQYLALGIYVLEIAAGRILSAMNYNHMRRHGDIVPPEFADTLTPDRTGKSLDYTRDKTRIGTWEQVWNSLVTVAFLFTPLLGIYHSWVSSLGMTFITGGIFFFLMLSVASLLADIPFDLIFTFGIEKKYGFNSMTPGLWIGDFVKGLLVNLIFTSLLIAGALAIIEASPDYWWLIIWGFFTLYTVFMLYISPYVIEPLFNKYKPLERPGLEERIRDLLGRAGIHVSKIYMMDASKRTLHTNAYFTGIGRNKRIVFYDTLLQKLDDDEILSVLAHEAGHWKKGHFIKRLAGMTVLSLGVFALVFAVVKWGIVRALFPVSGAGILTDLIVIGFCGSLLGFLFAPLSNWLSRRDERQADHYAHTLTGSGDKLIASLVKLSADNLSALHPHPLYAKFYYSHPPVLERIAYLRSLN, encoded by the coding sequence ATGACCTGGTTTCAATATCTCGCATTAGGAATATATGTCCTCGAAATCGCGGCGGGAAGAATCCTGAGCGCGATGAACTACAATCATATGCGCCGGCATGGGGATATCGTACCGCCCGAATTCGCGGACACGCTCACCCCCGACCGCACGGGAAAGTCGCTCGACTATACCCGCGACAAGACCCGTATCGGCACATGGGAGCAGGTGTGGAACTCGCTCGTCACAGTCGCCTTCCTGTTCACCCCGCTCCTCGGTATCTATCACAGCTGGGTGAGTTCCCTCGGGATGACGTTCATCACCGGCGGGATATTCTTCTTCCTGATGCTGTCCGTCGCGTCCCTTCTCGCGGATATCCCGTTCGACCTGATCTTCACGTTCGGGATAGAGAAGAAGTACGGGTTCAACTCCATGACGCCGGGGCTGTGGATCGGCGACTTCGTCAAAGGACTCCTCGTCAACCTGATCTTCACGTCCCTCCTGATAGCGGGGGCGCTCGCGATTATCGAGGCCAGCCCCGATTACTGGTGGCTCATCATCTGGGGCTTCTTTACGCTGTACACGGTGTTTATGCTGTATATCTCCCCCTACGTCATCGAGCCGTTATTCAATAAGTACAAACCCCTCGAACGCCCCGGGCTCGAGGAACGGATACGCGACCTGCTCGGCCGCGCGGGAATCCATGTCTCGAAGATATATATGATGGACGCGTCGAAACGCACCCTGCATACTAACGCGTACTTTACTGGGATCGGGCGGAATAAACGTATCGTATTCTACGATACGTTACTACAGAAGCTCGACGACGATGAAATCCTGTCGGTGCTCGCCCACGAGGCGGGACATTGGAAGAAGGGGCACTTTATCAAGCGCCTGGCGGGGATGACCGTTCTGTCGCTGGGCGTGTTCGCCCTCGTGTTCGCGGTCGTCAAATGGGGGATTGTCCGCGCGTTATTCCCGGTATCCGGCGCGGGGATACTCACCGACCTGATCGTCATCGGGTTCTGCGGGAGTCTGCTGGGATTCCTGTTCGCGCCGCTGTCAAACTGGCTGTCGCGCCGGGACGAACGGCAGGCCGATCACTACGCGCACACGCTCACCGGGTCGGGAGACAAGCTGATAGCGTCGCTCGTGAAGCTGTCGGCGGATAACCTTTCCGCGCTCCACCCCCACCCGTTGTACGCGAAGTTCTATTACTCGCATCCCCCGGTGCTGGAACGGATCGCTTATCTGAGATCGCTTAATTGA
- a CDS encoding VWA domain-containing protein produces MIFASPWFLLFLAAIPVYLVFKYRGTKLGRMNMTPTMLYSSNSLLSRRTTAIGRLFDIIGDILFCTALAFFIVALARPLGGEEISNERNFGIDIVLAIDVSGSMMFVDRIPSGIPYRDVLGTRIYYDQNHTLVGLNRLNSAKKVISGYINKQNFNRIGIVTFAGYSFTRCPLTLDKSMLLKIISDLNFDPKNDGTAIGMGLATAVNRLRKSDAKSKVIILLTDGVNNAGWIDPATAATIARDMGIRIYTIGVGNPHGYLAPADFASMNEYYLQTEVGFDEGVLRKIAEITGGKFYKAEDPDSLKEIYDDIDKLEKSKIDIKIRTLFKENFMIFLTVGFILFASYIVFTSFVIKIP; encoded by the coding sequence ATGATATTCGCAAGCCCGTGGTTTTTACTTTTCCTAGCGGCAATCCCCGTCTATCTCGTCTTCAAGTACCGGGGCACCAAGCTCGGCAGGATGAATATGACCCCGACGATGCTCTACTCGTCCAACTCGCTGCTGTCCCGCAGGACGACCGCGATCGGCCGCCTGTTCGACATCATCGGCGATATCCTGTTCTGTACCGCGCTCGCGTTCTTTATCGTCGCGCTCGCCCGCCCGCTCGGCGGCGAGGAGATTTCTAACGAACGCAACTTCGGTATCGATATCGTTCTGGCTATCGACGTATCCGGGAGTATGATGTTCGTCGACCGTATCCCGTCGGGGATACCCTACCGCGACGTGCTCGGCACGCGCATCTACTACGACCAGAACCACACGCTGGTCGGCCTGAACCGCCTCAACTCCGCTAAAAAAGTCATCAGCGGATATATCAATAAGCAGAACTTCAACCGTATCGGGATAGTCACATTCGCGGGCTATAGTTTTACGCGATGCCCCCTCACCCTCGATAAAAGTATGCTGCTGAAAATTATATCCGACCTCAATTTCGACCCTAAGAACGACGGTACGGCAATCGGGATGGGACTTGCCACAGCGGTGAACCGTCTCCGCAAGTCCGACGCGAAGAGCAAAGTTATCATCCTCTTAACCGACGGGGTGAATAACGCCGGGTGGATCGACCCCGCGACCGCCGCCACCATCGCGCGCGATATGGGCATCCGTATCTACACCATCGGGGTGGGCAATCCCCACGGGTATCTCGCGCCGGCGGATTTCGCGTCGATGAACGAGTATTACCTCCAGACGGAGGTCGGCTTCGACGAGGGCGTGCTCAGAAAGATCGCGGAAATTACCGGGGGAAAGTTCTACAAGGCGGAGGACCCGGACTCCCTCAAGGAAATTTACGACGATATCGACAAGCTGGAAAAATCCAAGATCGATATTAAAATCCGCACGCTGTTCAAAGAGAATTTTATGATATTCCTGACCGTCGGGTTTATCCTGTTCGCGTCGTATATCGTGTTCACCAGTTTCGTGATAAAAATCCCGTAG
- a CDS encoding DUF4342 domain-containing protein: MADEEKKTEEKKNEETFRVSGAEIWDKVNEVVKEGNARRIVIKNDKDEVLIEFPLTVGAVGLVLAPVFAAVGAIAALAMKCTIVVERRG; this comes from the coding sequence ATGGCTGATGAAGAAAAAAAGACCGAAGAGAAGAAAAATGAAGAAACTTTCCGCGTGTCGGGAGCCGAAATCTGGGATAAGGTGAATGAAGTAGTAAAAGAAGGCAATGCGAGAAGGATAGTCATTAAAAACGACAAGGACGAAGTGCTGATCGAATTCCCCCTTACAGTGGGAGCGGTGGGCTTAGTCCTCGCGCCCGTATTTGCCGCAGTGGGCGCAATCGCCGCATTGGCGATGAAGTGCACGATAGTCGTCGAGAGAAGAGGATAA